From the genome of Tripterygium wilfordii isolate XIE 37 chromosome 6, ASM1340144v1, whole genome shotgun sequence:
TGTAAAATTTGCTCCTGTCGTTGAGCATTGATAGTGGAGTAAATTATCAGTTGATTAAATGCTATCTCCCTTCATCTCCAAACAAAGCTACTCATGACTTGTTgtgtaaattaataaatatcaattgatgAAATTTAGTAGCTATTGCTAATTATATTCATATTGCCTGCCTTTCTTTACTTTCTGTTTTTTATTCGTTGGGGGATCCTATTCCATAACctatacttcaaaaattcatcaGAACTCTTAAAACAGACATACATGCAGACGAGCCAAAAGTTACTGTCGATTGGACTGTTCAAAGTACCTGTAATAGCTCCGTTCTTGGTCCTTCACCCATTTAGTTTTCCCTACATTATTTAACAATAAAAGAACCTACATGACaactatttttattttacttacAAACAACCTTATAACTTGGTCAAAACTCCGTTCATGTACAGTTAGTACTACTAGTCCCTAGTTCGGGGTTGTCTAAAGTCACTCACGAGTAATGATGTCTTgaactaagttttcaatttttttacggGAATGTATGAGATAATGAATGAAAGAGAAGGAATGAACAGTGGACACAAAATTGTGATGCatctaaatatatatttggCTTACAACCCTGAGTTTCGTTTACTTTGTTATTAGGCATTATGATATACGGTCTATAAGCTTGTCATTTTTGTTTATTGCTATTTAGGAAAATTCACGAATGTTTTCTGGAAGAAAAATACACCCATTTTTCTCATCATGGAAGGTGGGGAAAAGATGTGAAGAGAGtaataaagaagagagaaatgATAATAGGCTCACTATTGGTCCTATCCATGTATTTTATAAGGTTCAGGTAAGTGCCATTTTATTGCCTATACGTGCATTGGATATGAGGCTTTAAAAGTGGTTTTCCAGCCATATAAGTTGCATTAGTTTTGTTTGATGTTTATTTATAATGTCACTGCTACTCTCTCTATACTGCTATAGGGTGATGATGTGTCTTTTGATTGGAGAAATTGGTCATTTTGTGAGAAATCGTCTATAAGTACCACATATGATCGAAAAGGCGAATCCGCATCAATTTTGGAAGCCCCCGTTGACTCGTTACAAATTGATCAACTTTCCACTTTTGCTCTTCCCTCTGGTGCTTCAGCTCCTCAAGATAAGGCTCCTTTAGATCAGTGTCTTATTCAACTAGATGACACGTGTGAGACAACACTAACAATCTCTGCCATGCCAGCTAATGAGCTTGTTGGCTGCTGTCTGTTTGTAAAGGGCGCAGAAATGGTgtatatcaactcttaatctgATTCCATactataatttattttcttttctcattcAAGTTTAACTTCCTGCTGCAtctgaaaacaaaatttgtgATCATTGTACAACTTTAATTCAAAAacattatttgatttttcttgtgaaattgtACTGGGTTTGATGGATATTGAATCATATTAATTATTCCATTGGCAGGATCACATGAAACAAGAAGTTGGTCTCTTTTCCTCTCATGCTGACGGTGTTAAAGAATTAGATGCCAGAATCAGCAAATATTTTCAGGAAAGGTCGGATTTTTCTATCTATTGTATCAATTGCGTTTATAAGCCGATTTTTTTTGCTACCAATGTATTGGGTGTAAATCATCACCTTAAGTTTTTATCTGATTTTGCTAATAATCCTGCATTGTAGTCCGGGAAGGTTGCACGTTCTTAATGCTAGAACGCTCCCTAATATTGTATGAGGGCTGTGCTGAGGAAGTGCACAGTATCAAATCTTCCATTACTGGATGCGCTTTCCCTTTTGCCAAGGAATAGTTCCACATTAACCacctagaccaagttacataaATATACTTGGCAAAATTGTTGTCTGATTGAATGCTTCTTGCGATTCCAATGCttagtttgttttttattttttttatttttggcatTGAGATGTGATGGCAGTTTTTGGCTGGTAATGCCTTACCTAttaatatcataaaaattatcaTACAAAGGAGGATGCACATACACTTACACACGTGTATACATAGATAGATAGGCAGATATATAACCATATATACGGTTCCTCAATTTGTGATTTTATGCTTAGACTGAACCGCACAAAGTTCATGGCCTGTGTTCCCTTGAGTTGTATTAATCTTGTTGCACAGTGACGTATTCTCCATAAATTTGTCTTCATGCAGCTTTTACATATAAGTTGCGCCCTTATTGTTTCACAATGCTATTGATACATGTCTGAATTTGAAGTCACTTATCTGGAAATTTCgtcttttattattttagtgCATGTGCAGGATGATGTCATACTACATCAGTGCTTCTCATCAACCTGATGGCCACATATGGGCAGATAAATATCAACCAAAAAGGGCCATTGAGGTCGGacaattcagaaaaaaaaaaactacttctGCATATCGTTCTATTCTTTGCTTATTGTGTACATTTCTTCTTTAACACTGTTGCTGTCCACATTCCTGAAGGTTTGCGGTAATGAGGAATCAGTTAAATTTTTGAGTGAGTGGCTACGTCTTTGGCGTGAAAGAGATCATAAACCAACCAAGGACTCCATTGGCGGCGATGAAAGTGACATTGAAGATAATTATGATGATTGGTATCCAAGTGACTCTAGTTCAGGAAACATCAATGGAGCCTGGCGAAGAATCTCCTCTTAGTCACTGGACCAGTGGGGGTACATAGATTTTATGTTTCTAAATTTTGCTGCTTGTTTGCTCGTTGAAAACTGTAATCCATAATTGCAGCATGCCAACTAATAATATGCTGGTTCAAATGGTCTAtaccctttcttttttttaacgagCCCCTGGACTCTTATCACTCGATGCAATCTGAGGGAAAATGTGCAATGTACTTTGCAATTCTTccatttccttcttttcttgaatCCCAATTGTATGATTAACTTTTTCTTTCCGAAATGGATGCTTAGCACATTAGCGATTATCAGAATATATTCTCAAACATGTCATGTGCATGCACTATATCTTTTGTTCACCTTCTCTTTCGATGTCCAGGTAGAGAAGTGCTGAGGGCCCGTCCTCTGCCATTTGATCACAAGGCTGGCCATCAACTGCTACCAAAGATACTCCCCTGGGGTTACCATCTCAGTTATCTAAGCTAGTTGAAAGGAGATCTCAAAGTCATTATCCATAATGGAAGATGATTCCACCTTCATGGATGTCATTGAGGAGGAATTTAATAATAAAGCAGTGCACGGTAATCCAGAGAG
Proteins encoded in this window:
- the LOC120000716 gene encoding uncharacterized protein LOC120000716, yielding MESLGLQGFMLWVSSSSITSALQSSLFEFESDVARLQRRRIDLKQWCFHLFGPAYDRFFKQIIRSYQSLDAGTESFPPFAFLSPLSIGILSPSRSRLYCFHRTLKSPNCPQNLNSQSKFIILNQLLQFYEESAVRGELPAVENATDELRQPERRSVRRRLVQSTLLPHKPQENEVIDDHKGHKDCNADDQGAEDNDFIGSQGKKQKKRKGKATSPTKASKKPKEKDPAGTPKKNVKSNGKVLATPIEIADGSPQPMPNLRLEEKMTAEENSRMFSGRKIHPFFSSWKVGKRCEESNKEERNDNRLTIGPIHVFYKVQGDDVSFDWRNWSFCEKSSISTTYDRKGESASILEAPVDSLQIDQLSTFALPSGASAPQDKAPLDQCLIQLDDTCETTLTISAMPANELVGCCLFVKGAEMDHMKQEVGLFSSHADGVKELDARISKYFQERMMSYYISASHQPDGHIWADKYQPKRAIEVCGNEESVKFLSEWLRLWRERDHKPTKDSIGGDESDIEDNYDDWYPSDSSSGNINGAWRRISS